From the Argentina anserina chromosome 3, drPotAnse1.1, whole genome shotgun sequence genome, the window ACTATCGATGACCAAAACTACCTTCTTCTCTACATCTTTGCATCTCTTTTCGTATACGATACTAAACTACACTATCTCCGCTCTTTAGctatatataaaaacataCCCTTTACAAATTCAACCATTTTCGTACCTGTCATACTACAACAGACTCATCCCAAAGCTTTTGTCAAGGTTTAGAGCTCTGCTTCTTCTGTCTTCTGTTACTATTCGCCTATTCGGTTGCTCAGTTTCCGTATTGAATACCAATTAACGTTGTTTGTTTCAACATTAATGATAAGTGAACGGGTTTCTTAGCTCATCATGTATGCTTGTCGACTTGATTCTTAAGCATAACGCAGTTTCTTTCGTTTATAATTCTCATTTCTGTTCATGGTCTGCTTCTGGGTTTAAGTTCTTCGGACCTTGAAGTTTGTGGGGTCTGAACTACTTTGGTAAAGTTGCAAGCATTTTGGAATTTTGATATGTAAAATGGAATTGGGTGTTTGCTCCCGCCATTCGATTTTGAACTTGATGGTCTGAGGATATCATAATCACTGTCTAGAAAGCCTGATTTGCAACTTGCCTACTAACTGTTTGATATAATTTCTTGTAAGGCTTTTAAGGGCCGGAATGTTCATGTGAATTACTTGCCTATGCTCTTGGCGTTTATGCATGTAgcttatattgttgttttctaATTCTGTTTGGGGTCTGCAGGGTGGTGGAGATCAAGTAATCAGTTGGGTCTCTAACAGTTCAGAATTACAAACTTTCCCTTGTTTTGTAAAAATGAGAAAGCAATTGCAACGCCAGGACACGGGGTTTCCGAGCAGTCATCAAGGCTGCATGTGGAACCTGATGCATATCCTCGATTACCATCATTGGCATAGTGTCAAGAAGATACTTCCACGTCGAAAGCACGCTGGAGGAACAAGAAGCAGATGTAAGCTATTCCACATCTACCCAGCACTTATGTAATTCATTTGTCATTGCAAATCTAGCTGCTATTAAGTATTTTACTTATATGGAGAATAGCTGTTTCAACTGTTACTACGCATGCATACCTTATTGCTTCTAAATAACTCCTAAGATGTTCCATCACTTCCATGTAGTCATGTTTAGACCAGAGAGAACGAGCTAGCGAAACCAGAAGATAGGCTCTAGACAGAAAGATGGCATACTCAGATAGCTGCTGTCTGGAACTAATTTACTTGTTTAGCATTTGATAATGCGTTCTAAAAGGAATAAAAGAATAAGGGGTTGTCACTGGCATGGGAGTGAATAATTCATTTTAATCAAATTTTCCTTTTGATTTGACATAAGCTTAGAGGATTCATTTATTCTTGTAGACAGTGGGAGTCGAAAAGCAACTTTGAAGAACCACGACAATGGTGAAAGGAAAGAGTTATCTGCTGAAGCAGAACCCTTGCTGGTATGTAAGTTCGTGTTAGTCTTCAGTTTTCACATAATTTAGAATTTAGAAATTTAAATTGTGATGTTCCATGATGTTATGGTTCTTATGCATTGAAAAGTGAACTTACAGTAACTAAATGGAACTTGTGTTCGGCCTATAGCAGGATGAAGAAGCTAGCTCTACAAAGAAAAAGACTAAGAAATCTCAAATAAAGGCATCAAAAGCTAAGCAGGTATCGAAAGACAAAAGAAAGCAAAAAATGGATTTTAAGCTCCTCTGTGCAATTGTTTGTGGAAAACTAATGAAATGCACTATGTAAACTTGTAAAGCCTTCAGATGATTTTTCGATGACACCTTATGAGTTAGATGTATCTAATGAAAAGTGTATTCTGGAACAGGCATTATCTCCAGAAGAAGTCATGGAGTCGTCACCAAGCAAGAAACGAATAACAAGTAATCAGCTGAAAAACGACATTTCCCAGAatcaattttatcatgttgatCTTTTGGAGCTATTCAAGGCAAACAAGGAAGTTTTCTTAAAATTCCTTCAAAATCCAGATGTTAACAGAATCCAGTTTCCAGGCCTGCACAAGTCTGATACCAAAGTAAGATTTACAAAATCAAGTTCATTTCCTGCAGCTGATTCGTCTCGAGCTACCAGTTTTAGGCCAAGCACACTTAAACACAAGCAGAATGAAATATGGTCATTTCCAAAGGGTGAGAAGCTTCTTGCCAGTACTCGGACACAAAAATTAGTGACATCTGATTCTCAAGAAGACTCTGAGAGATGTGGTCATCAAGGGTGGAATCAATTGGTCATGAGACGTTTTAAACATATAAAGCAGAGATTAATGCACGCACTGCAGGAGAGCAAGAAGGAAAATACTCCCACTTTGATTGAAACACTGGTCTTCGAAGGCCCTTTTGGATGTGATGGTAAAGAAATGTCTGAAACTCCAGATTTAATCAATGGTGAGCAAAGAAGCAAGATTGATGGTTTGAATGATACTGCTGGAAAGCGAAGACTTAACCGTGTCAGTAGAACCTCCTCTCTTGATGAGTCACTCAATAGATATAGTCAGTTGTTTGAGAGTAGTTGCAGAAGTGAGGCCAAGTTGGATCACTCCAGGAGTTTAAAGTTGAAAAGTGAAGAAATAGTTACTTCAACTGGAAATGCCCAGAAATCCACCAGAAGAAATCTGTCACTGCCTGACCTTGACTCTTTGTGTTCGTTTCTAAATGGGCCAGCTAGAGATGCTTTTCGTTTAGGGATTCCGGTTAAAAATGTAGTGGACCACAAGACAAGCAAGGAAAATATTGGTCCCAAGTCGGTGAACCTTAATGTAGATACAGGTAACAAGTCTGAAAAACTAGAATCTATTTTAGAGACAGAGTTCCAGAATACCATAAAAGAAAACTGTGACGCAAAGGACCTTCATGAGTGTGAAGTTGAGCTAGAAGAAAGAAGCAGACCATGCGAGCAACGACAAAATAGTTTGATGATGAGTTCTGAAGGAGAGGAAGCAGAACCAAGTGAAACTTGTACTCTTGAACCTTGTTCTTCAGAGTTGCCAATGTTAGGAGGTATAAATATGTTCACACATTCCTTTTGTGATTGCACATTTATCTGTACAtgtctcaactctcaagtattttcttttggttttcgaCCGTTCTTTTTTGTATAACTGAAATTTTCTCTTGATTGTTTACCAGAACTCTGCAGTAGTACAAAGTGTGAGAAAGTTGAAACCGAACAGACGAATATGGACTTTCAGTCACCACAATTAGTAGACAAATTGGATGATCCTGAACTAAATTATATTAGAGATGTTCTTGAGCTGTCAGGTTTTATGGGAGATGAATACCTTGAAACATGGTACTCAATGGACCGGCCATTGGATCCTATAGTATTCAAGGAAATGGAGGTTCGATTTCAAGATGAACTCGATTTTACTGGAAACTGGGATCACCAGCTTCTTTTTGATTTGGTGAATGAGACACTCGTTGATATCCATGAGAGATCATACACCTACTTCCCAAGGCCACTGTCCTTCAGTGGCTCCAAACACCGTCCAATGCCGACAGGGCAGAAACTTCTTGAAGATGTGTGGACAAGAATTAGCTCATACCTGAGGTTCAGGCCGGAGCTGGTGCAGTCATTGGATGATATGGTTGCTCGAGATATGGCAAAAGGAGATACTTGGATGAACCTTCAATGGGAAACCGAGTGTGAGGCACTTGAGCTTGAAGATATTATCTTTGAAGAACTATTAGATGAAGTTATCTGAAGTTGACATCAGATGTACTAATACTAGGGTTCAGTTATCTGTAGTCTTTGTACAAAAAAGTTATGTAGTTAGTTGTTAGTTTATCAGTACATGTACCTTAAAAGTCTTGCAGCTTCctatcttttgtttttgttggatGGAGAAAGTGTTGCAATTTGAATCTGACTATCATCACGTACTGCCTTCAAATTAAGTAGATGCTGATGAAGATCTCCAAGTAAGTTGTACTGAGCATACAGAGttatgttgttgttgtgttgATGGCTAGTGGATATAACATTGTTTGGATCGTCGTTTGGGATCCCGGGCAATTTCCATGATGAAATGAGATGGTGTAAGCTCAAGTGTTTGAGAGATAATATTCTCTGAAAATTAATGCTTTTATTTGCACAATGCTTGCGCTTGTTAGacctacaaaatttcattaaaagtTCTTTTgtacaaacacaaaacaaatatcaCTAGACTAAGTGGTGCTAGAAGCACTTGTGATATTTTGGGAGCACATATTAAAGTTCTACCTTAATAATGTACATATAAGTACATTGATTCTTTGTAGATTCAGCTTTTGATAAGTATAGATTAATTTTAACAATTCACTCACGGTCGACTAAAATTCCATTATTTTAGTCCTAATCCGTTTGCCTTCACCGTTTTATTTTCGCCCATACCAAAATAATCGATCAGTCAAGCCTATGACTTAAGAATCACCACAAGTGATTGAGTCGGTGTTTAGCCCTTATACGCAGGTTTGAATCACTCCCACACTAATTAGATTTCAATTCTCAATCTcaataaaagaaattttctTCCTAATATGACCCGGCCCAATAGACCGACTACCTTTCTTATTCATACCGTGTACCCTTGTACAACCCACCATTTCACACCTCCTCCCGCAGCCTCTACACCCCAATTCTCGGACTCTCCATTTGACCCGAACCCGACTGCATAACCCACCATTCCTACTCGAAATCCGCCGCCGCCGAcatctccttctcctctttcaccacctccaccaccaTTCGCTGAAGTCTCAACTCTGCCACTGTAAATTCCCAAGCTTTCTGAGCTCCTTTACTTGATTCGGGTCGGGTTTCGTATCTTGGTATATGGAGCAGCAGCAGCATTGCTAACTACAAGAGGTTTGGTCTAGTCTCATCCCTATTGGAATTTTGATTAATGTAACTACAATATCAACAatgctgatgatgatgaagccTTTAATGTAACTAGAATTTCTTCTGGGCTTAGTTCTGTTAGTAATAGGGTTTAAGGGTTTTAGCTTAAAACTAGTTCATAACACGCCTGTTGAAATAGGCACGCACTTCTGCTTGTTTATACGACCATGCCATCTCAGTtttctctataaagtttcttgCTTTATTCAGATTTTAGTAGTAAGATGTTTGATTCACACTGATATTATAGTAGTACAAGGTAATCTACAAAAAGGGCATCCTTTCCTTTAGTTAATTTGTTTTACTCGAAAACACGATGCTTTGAAGGTTGATTGATGATTTGTGGTTGGATTTGATGGCAGTAATGCGTCTTAGTATTTTGATCAGACTGTGTTGATGCGGTGAGGTTTAAGATATAATTCTTGGACTGTcacttgtttgtttttgatagGCAATCCAAATCCAGTGAATGCAAAGAAAGTACTAGGGAGTAGCTTGAGAAGAGTTTGAGTGATAACACAACAAAGACAGATGTGGGTGCAGCGTGCGAAACCCCTTTGGCACATTAAGGCCTTGAGGCAGTCTGCTAAGTCTCCATGCATTTTTTCGATATCATCTTCCTACTCAGATACACCTCACAAGAAGTCGAAGCTTGCCCCTCTACAGGTTGCTTCATTTACCCACTCAATTCTTACTGTCAccatttttcttgatttgaaTCTCCTTTGATCTAAAGTGCTGTAATTTTGGGACTTTATATTTTCGTAGGAAAGGAAAATGATAGACAGGTTTAGGCTATATGCTAAAGGGGGCAGTGGTGGCAGTGGATGCTCCAGCTCTCGCCGTAGTCGCCATGATCGTGATGGAGTACCTGATGGTGAGTTCTCTACATTCATTTTTCAAATGTGCAGCATCTTATATTCATTTTAATTCAAGCTGTTTCAAGAGTTTCATGTTTGTATTTGGAAATTTTGAGACATCCTGTTCTGTATCACTTCTGTATTTAACCTCAGTGCATGTAGGTGGAAATGGTGGGAAAGGTGGTGATGTGATTTTGGAATGCTCTCCAACAGTTTGGGACTTCAGCGGTTTGCAACCTCACCTTGTACGGAACTCTATTGCCATGTTTATTGCAACCTCACCTTGTAGGAAAATGCATATCTTTATTGCTCTCTATTGACAAAATTAAGTTTCAGTT encodes:
- the LOC126787977 gene encoding protein TRM32-like isoform X2, whose protein sequence is MRKQLQRQDTGFPSSHQGCMWNLMHILDYHHWHSVKKILPRRKHAGGTRSRYSGSRKATLKNHDNGERKELSAEAEPLLDEEASSTKKKTKKSQIKASKAKQALSPEEVMESSPSKKRITSNQLKNDISQNQFYHVDLLELFKANKEVFLKFLQNPDVNRIQFPGLHKSDTKVRFTKSSSFPAADSSRATSFRPSTLKHKQNEIWSFPKGEKLLASTRTQKLVTSDSQEDSERCGHQGWNQLVMRRFKHIKQRLMHALQESKKENTPTLIETLVFEGPFGCDGKEMSETPDLINGEQRSKIDGLNDTAGKRRLNRVSRTSSLDESLNRYSQLFESSCRSEAKLDHSRSLKLKSEEIVTSTGNAQKSTRRNLSLPDLDSLCSFLNGPARDAFRLGIPVKNVVDHKTSKENIGPKSVNLNVDTGNKSEKLESILETEFQNTIKENCDAKDLHECEVELEERSRPCEQRQNSLMMSSEGEEAEPSETCTLEPCSSELPMLGELCSSTKCEKVETEQTNMDFQSPQLVDKLDDPELNYIRDVLELSGFMGDEYLETWYSMDRPLDPIVFKEMEVRFQDELDFTGNWDHQLLFDLVNETLVDIHERSYTYFPRPLSFSGSKHRPMPTGQKLLEDVWTRISSYLRFRPELVQSLDDMVARDMAKGDTWMNLQWETECEALELEDIIFEELLDEVI
- the LOC126787977 gene encoding protein TRM32-like isoform X3 — encoded protein: MRKQLQRQDTGFPSSHQGCMWNLMHILDYHHWHSVKKILPRRKHAGGTRSRYSGSRKATLKNHDNGERKELSAEAEPLLALSPEEVMESSPSKKRITSNQLKNDISQNQFYHVDLLELFKANKEVFLKFLQNPDVNRIQFPGLHKSDTKVRFTKSSSFPAADSSRATSFRPSTLKHKQNEIWSFPKGEKLLASTRTQKLVTSDSQEDSERCGHQGWNQLVMRRFKHIKQRLMHALQESKKENTPTLIETLVFEGPFGCDGKEMSETPDLINGEQRSKIDGLNDTAGKRRLNRVSRTSSLDESLNRYSQLFESSCRSEAKLDHSRSLKLKSEEIVTSTGNAQKSTRRNLSLPDLDSLCSFLNGPARDAFRLGIPVKNVVDHKTSKENIGPKSVNLNVDTGNKSEKLESILETEFQNTIKENCDAKDLHECEVELEERSRPCEQRQNSLMMSSEGEEAEPSETCTLEPCSSELPMLGELCSSTKCEKVETEQTNMDFQSPQLVDKLDDPELNYIRDVLELSGFMGDEYLETWYSMDRPLDPIVFKEMEVRFQDELDFTGNWDHQLLFDLVNETLVDIHERSYTYFPRPLSFSGSKHRPMPTGQKLLEDVWTRISSYLRFRPELVQSLDDMVARDMAKGDTWMNLQWETECEALELEDIIFEELLDEVI
- the LOC126787977 gene encoding protein TRM32-like isoform X1; this encodes MRKQLQRQDTGFPSSHQGCMWNLMHILDYHHWHSVKKILPRRKHAGGTRSRYSGSRKATLKNHDNGERKELSAEAEPLLQDEEASSTKKKTKKSQIKASKAKQALSPEEVMESSPSKKRITSNQLKNDISQNQFYHVDLLELFKANKEVFLKFLQNPDVNRIQFPGLHKSDTKVRFTKSSSFPAADSSRATSFRPSTLKHKQNEIWSFPKGEKLLASTRTQKLVTSDSQEDSERCGHQGWNQLVMRRFKHIKQRLMHALQESKKENTPTLIETLVFEGPFGCDGKEMSETPDLINGEQRSKIDGLNDTAGKRRLNRVSRTSSLDESLNRYSQLFESSCRSEAKLDHSRSLKLKSEEIVTSTGNAQKSTRRNLSLPDLDSLCSFLNGPARDAFRLGIPVKNVVDHKTSKENIGPKSVNLNVDTGNKSEKLESILETEFQNTIKENCDAKDLHECEVELEERSRPCEQRQNSLMMSSEGEEAEPSETCTLEPCSSELPMLGELCSSTKCEKVETEQTNMDFQSPQLVDKLDDPELNYIRDVLELSGFMGDEYLETWYSMDRPLDPIVFKEMEVRFQDELDFTGNWDHQLLFDLVNETLVDIHERSYTYFPRPLSFSGSKHRPMPTGQKLLEDVWTRISSYLRFRPELVQSLDDMVARDMAKGDTWMNLQWETECEALELEDIIFEELLDEVI